A single Pseudoalteromonas rubra DNA region contains:
- a CDS encoding sensor histidine kinase encodes MRQKTLRWYLARWLFALFGLFSLIWIWVASQVYHYAWDGTSEYYLYQDLEVALSGQLMLPYEDGGKLMGNWQDLPTDYQQALSQHGLGPEAKEQEISQLLTLSDDYLYTLRYSESAFEPLYIIHRISGQDSPSLVAVFIALTLALLILAAVTWWPIHRRIARESGRLTASLQSVSLQENGTQAAQFEEFSYHSILAATDAYAQRYAQQQERLYSAFLSHELNTPLAQIHNTISRFEQLDELPLDALPLLAQLEEAGQDLASLSEAILLLCKADQVRLTSTDLNVFLQTWQQHWQQQGLRITLELPSESISKPVQSRLLNLLLEQIGKNALQHGEGSLSVSLDSDGMIFTNGISTQQTHQGQGLGTRIMSRVCACFGWQAQHKPGQHYTLTIHF; translated from the coding sequence ATGAGGCAAAAAACACTCAGGTGGTATCTCGCACGATGGTTGTTTGCCTTATTTGGACTCTTTTCCTTAATTTGGATCTGGGTGGCCAGTCAGGTGTATCACTATGCCTGGGATGGGACCTCAGAATATTATCTTTATCAGGACCTTGAGGTAGCGTTGTCTGGACAGCTGATGTTGCCATACGAGGATGGTGGTAAATTGATGGGGAACTGGCAAGATTTACCCACAGACTATCAGCAAGCTTTAAGTCAGCATGGGCTTGGGCCAGAGGCAAAGGAGCAGGAAATCTCGCAACTGCTGACGCTGTCAGATGATTATCTATATACTCTGCGCTATTCAGAAAGCGCCTTCGAGCCGCTGTATATTATTCATCGTATTAGCGGCCAGGATTCGCCAAGTCTGGTGGCGGTATTCATTGCGCTGACGCTGGCCTTGTTGATACTCGCTGCAGTGACTTGGTGGCCAATACACCGGCGTATTGCGCGTGAATCCGGGCGACTGACAGCGTCTTTACAGAGCGTATCTTTACAGGAGAATGGAACTCAGGCAGCGCAATTTGAAGAGTTCTCTTACCACTCGATTCTCGCTGCAACGGATGCGTATGCACAGCGTTATGCGCAGCAACAGGAACGGCTTTATTCCGCTTTTTTAAGTCATGAACTTAACACACCGCTGGCTCAGATCCACAATACGATCTCACGTTTTGAACAACTTGATGAGCTTCCTTTAGATGCGTTACCTTTGCTGGCCCAGCTTGAAGAGGCCGGGCAGGATCTGGCTTCGCTGAGTGAAGCCATTTTGTTGTTGTGTAAAGCCGATCAGGTGCGGCTGACGTCAACTGACCTCAATGTATTTTTGCAAACATGGCAACAACACTGGCAGCAACAGGGGCTCAGGATCACGCTGGAACTCCCATCAGAGTCGATAAGTAAGCCTGTGCAGTCGCGTTTGCTGAATCTCCTTCTGGAGCAGATTGGTAAAAACGCGTTGCAACACGGTGAGGGCTCGCTCAGTGTGTCGTTGGACAGCGATGGAATGATCTTCACGAATGGTATCAGCACACAGCAAACGCATCAGGGGCAGGGGTTAGGCACTCGCATTATGTCACGCGTGTGTGCTTGTTTTGGCTGGCAGGCACAGCATAAGCCGGGTCAGCATTACACACTGACAATCCATTTTTAA
- a CDS encoding family 20 glycosylhydrolase, translating to MNKFACLLMALLGVQTALAATEPLTQGELNALADKLQIRYQLIDSMPQQCPEPAKQCYFSELRLGSPQPYNGADWAIYFSQLMPIYQVESDSFKIEHLNGDLHRLTPTEQFTGFSADETYSVRFYTEHSQVTRSEFMPNYILADQSERLRPRVIASTRSVRDEQTELEQQPYLAPFESYHQLRVSNKDQTPWMGATYLAQHQSEPELRSAPEGLIPAPREFKVVSQGRISLKKGIRFELKGVDLAQIEMAGKRLAQLGVKQTQKGLSVRVTVDASLPIAAQGYQFNSSTHLIDIKASDAAGAFYGVQTLAGLMDLKTHSIPSVAITDAPRYGFRGLHIDSARNFRSKQFVLDTIAQMGAYKLNKLHLHLADDEGWRLAIAGLPELTKVGGLRCLELSETRCLLPQLGAGTGTGAPRNGHYSQQDYSEILRYAKAHHIEVIPSLDMPGHSRAAIIAMEARYRALIAKGKTEAANEYRLVEEADETRYSSIQHYHDNTLNVCLPATYRFVNKVLTELQRMHERAGIPLKTYHIGADETAGAWLDSPACKALNAKQSIVSMNGYFIEKVAAMVAEKGITVAGWSDGLSDVNPEKMPKNVQSNVWSTLSEQGHKVAHKQANLGWDVVLSLPDVTYFDFPYQSHPEERGNHWASRALDTRKVFEFMPDNLPVHAEFWRDVLHHTYSADDSDSALKPDVGYTGMQGHLWSEMIRDDLQAEYMLYPRLLALAERAWHKPAWAVPYQGGLVYSRNSGHFNDKKRRLREQDWQRFVALLGYRELPKLTRQGRFFRIPTVAASRRDDGTLNMFSEIPGFKLEALINGRWVNYHPRLDFDSVDAVRAALEDESRTGRALPLPAPVGSGNR from the coding sequence ATGAATAAGTTTGCTTGCCTGTTAATGGCACTATTGGGTGTTCAAACAGCACTCGCGGCAACGGAGCCGTTAACACAAGGCGAGTTGAATGCGTTGGCTGACAAGCTTCAGATCCGTTATCAGTTAATTGATTCTATGCCACAGCAGTGTCCGGAACCCGCGAAGCAGTGTTATTTTTCTGAGTTACGGCTAGGTTCACCCCAGCCTTATAACGGCGCTGATTGGGCCATTTATTTTAGCCAGCTGATGCCAATTTATCAGGTCGAGTCTGACTCGTTCAAAATTGAACACCTGAATGGTGATTTGCACCGGCTGACTCCCACTGAGCAGTTTACTGGTTTCTCTGCGGACGAAACCTATAGCGTGCGTTTTTACACTGAACATTCGCAAGTCACCCGCTCTGAGTTTATGCCCAATTATATCTTAGCCGATCAATCTGAGCGCCTGCGCCCCAGAGTGATCGCCAGTACGCGCTCTGTCCGGGATGAGCAAACTGAGCTTGAACAGCAGCCATACCTGGCACCGTTCGAGTCTTACCATCAGTTGCGAGTCAGTAATAAAGATCAAACCCCCTGGATGGGCGCGACTTATCTGGCGCAACACCAGTCTGAACCCGAGCTTCGCAGTGCGCCAGAGGGACTAATCCCGGCGCCCCGCGAGTTTAAAGTGGTATCACAGGGACGGATCAGTTTGAAAAAAGGGATCCGTTTTGAGCTTAAGGGCGTTGATTTGGCACAGATCGAAATGGCGGGCAAGCGACTCGCCCAGCTGGGGGTTAAACAAACTCAAAAAGGGTTGTCAGTGCGGGTCACTGTGGACGCCTCACTGCCCATAGCTGCGCAGGGGTATCAGTTCAATAGTTCTACCCACCTGATTGATATTAAGGCATCTGATGCAGCGGGTGCTTTTTATGGGGTGCAAACATTGGCTGGGCTCATGGATTTGAAAACCCACAGTATTCCCAGTGTGGCTATTACTGATGCGCCTCGATATGGGTTTCGGGGGCTGCATATCGACAGTGCCCGAAACTTCCGTTCCAAGCAATTTGTGTTAGATACCATAGCGCAAATGGGCGCTTATAAATTAAATAAGTTACACCTGCATCTGGCTGATGATGAAGGCTGGCGCCTCGCTATTGCAGGCCTGCCGGAACTGACAAAAGTGGGTGGGTTACGCTGTTTAGAACTCAGTGAAACGCGTTGTTTGTTGCCGCAACTGGGCGCAGGTACCGGCACCGGTGCGCCGCGCAATGGCCACTATTCTCAGCAGGATTACAGTGAAATTTTGCGCTACGCTAAAGCGCATCACATTGAAGTGATCCCATCGCTGGATATGCCCGGACACTCCCGTGCCGCCATTATTGCAATGGAAGCGCGTTACCGGGCTTTGATAGCCAAAGGAAAAACTGAGGCGGCCAATGAATATCGGCTGGTGGAAGAAGCTGATGAGACGCGCTATTCCTCCATCCAACATTACCACGATAATACCCTGAATGTATGTTTGCCAGCGACGTATCGATTTGTAAATAAGGTACTGACTGAGCTTCAGCGGATGCATGAGCGTGCTGGTATACCTTTAAAAACGTATCACATAGGTGCGGATGAAACAGCGGGCGCCTGGCTAGACTCACCCGCATGTAAAGCGCTGAATGCAAAGCAATCTATTGTCTCGATGAATGGATATTTTATTGAAAAAGTGGCGGCCATGGTCGCTGAAAAAGGCATTACGGTGGCAGGCTGGAGCGATGGCCTGAGTGATGTGAACCCAGAAAAAATGCCTAAAAATGTTCAATCCAATGTCTGGAGTACGCTTAGCGAACAAGGGCATAAAGTGGCGCACAAGCAGGCTAATCTGGGCTGGGATGTGGTGCTGTCGTTGCCCGATGTGACTTATTTTGACTTCCCTTACCAGTCCCACCCTGAGGAGCGCGGCAATCACTGGGCCAGCCGGGCATTAGATACCCGTAAAGTATTTGAATTTATGCCGGATAACTTGCCTGTGCATGCGGAGTTTTGGCGAGATGTGTTGCATCACACCTACAGCGCGGATGACAGTGACTCCGCTCTGAAACCGGACGTTGGCTATACAGGTATGCAGGGGCATCTTTGGAGCGAAATGATTCGGGATGATCTGCAGGCTGAGTATATGCTGTATCCACGCTTGTTGGCATTAGCAGAGCGTGCCTGGCACAAGCCTGCATGGGCTGTCCCATACCAGGGCGGTCTGGTATACAGTCGCAACAGTGGCCATTTCAATGATAAAAAGCGACGATTACGTGAGCAGGACTGGCAACGTTTTGTCGCTTTGCTGGGCTATCGTGAGTTACCTAAGTTAACGCGTCAGGGTCGTTTTTTCCGTATCCCTACCGTAGCTGCAAGTCGCCGTGATGATGGGACACTGAATATGTTCAGTGAGATCCCAGGGTTTAAACTCGAAGCACTTATCAATGGTCGCTGGGTAAACTATCACCCAAGGCTGGATTTTGATTCGGTTGATGCCGTGCGAGCTGCTTTAGAGGACGAATCCCGAACCGGGCGGGCGTTACCATTGCCAGCCCCGGTAGGGTCTGGCAACCGTTAA
- a CDS encoding response regulator transcription factor, which translates to MLILLVEDDAVLAAQTIDFLNAEGIEVDYAASLSCAKDIAAQTATFDKYDAIVLDMALPDGNALSLLQQSLAGFDAPVLFCTAATDLDDKLAAFAAGALDYMTKPFALPELAVRIKLLAGKVNKHNQVFELGSLHVDFSAKIVTRGSRTIVLSPQQWQLLALLAEQAPAPVCKAQILRHVWPDSEVNNNMYKSLLTRLRHNLSRDDEPSVIQTLKGQGVALRESSS; encoded by the coding sequence ATGCTGATCTTATTGGTTGAAGACGATGCCGTACTGGCAGCGCAAACGATAGACTTTCTCAATGCTGAGGGAATCGAGGTGGATTATGCCGCATCGCTGAGCTGCGCGAAAGACATTGCAGCGCAAACGGCCACTTTCGATAAATATGATGCGATCGTGCTGGATATGGCGTTGCCTGATGGTAATGCGTTGAGTTTATTACAGCAGTCGTTGGCCGGGTTTGATGCGCCTGTATTGTTTTGCACGGCGGCAACGGATCTGGATGACAAACTGGCTGCTTTCGCGGCAGGGGCACTGGATTATATGACCAAGCCCTTTGCCCTGCCTGAACTGGCGGTTCGAATTAAGTTGTTGGCGGGCAAAGTAAATAAGCACAATCAAGTGTTTGAGCTTGGCAGCCTGCATGTGGATTTTTCGGCAAAAATAGTTACCCGTGGCAGCCGCACCATTGTTTTGTCACCCCAGCAATGGCAACTGCTTGCTTTACTGGCGGAGCAGGCCCCGGCTCCTGTTTGCAAAGCGCAGATCTTGCGCCATGTCTGGCCTGACAGTGAGGTCAACAACAATATGTACAAGTCACTATTGACTCGTCTTCGGCATAACTTGAGTCGTGACGATGAACCCTCAGTCATACAAACACTTAAGGGTCAGGGCGTTGCATTGAGAGAATCGAGTTCATGA
- a CDS encoding amidohydrolase produces MRATKMITSSFLIAGLALSGCNSDNQSNNQTTNPSTSTTPNVEQTNETHSASMVFTNGRIYTVNAEQPWAQAVVLQDNKIVLVGSNKEAQMYISDTTQHIDLQGKMMLPGFHDVHMHPLESASEATQFTVPAAATAEEYIDEVAYAASQHPTASWLIGYGHEISTLLEMSDSPLAVLDEAVPDRPVIIMEQTSHSMWVNSKALELAGLSARSLDPIGGVLGRNEQDQLNGILYDNAGNQVMEQAMQSLPDAAQSDYLGLLEYTMPELNKAGITSISDARTYWQRGHLETWQRVADEDKLTLRVSLGLWAYPQMNDNTQLAKLKSLYQSNSAELLQVNQVKFYMDGILVNTTAAMHEPYLENWLELDGNRGLNYFTQARLEKYIKALEPTGFDFNIHGIGDRGIHEALNAIENASNGQARHRITHLEVVDPDDLPRFAKLNVIADAQVAGDFTDPSHWPDTIPLIGAERAQDLVPIRSLADNQATLTLSSDWNVSPFNPFIGLSNAVSRQPQAISLAQAIEAYTLNSAYAMRQEQRVGSIEVGKLADLVVIDRDLFEASANEIRNTQVVMTLLDGEIIYQR; encoded by the coding sequence ATGCGAGCAACAAAGATGATCACAAGCAGTTTTCTGATAGCCGGTTTAGCCCTCAGTGGCTGTAACTCTGACAATCAATCCAACAACCAAACCACAAATCCATCAACTTCAACAACGCCAAATGTTGAGCAAACTAATGAAACGCACAGCGCGTCCATGGTGTTCACCAACGGGCGAATTTACACCGTTAATGCCGAGCAACCCTGGGCACAGGCGGTGGTACTTCAGGATAATAAAATCGTCCTGGTCGGGAGCAACAAAGAAGCTCAAATGTATATCAGTGACACAACACAGCATATTGACCTACAAGGTAAAATGATGCTTCCGGGGTTTCATGATGTGCATATGCACCCGCTTGAATCTGCTTCTGAAGCCACCCAATTTACCGTACCCGCCGCTGCAACGGCAGAGGAATATATAGACGAAGTGGCTTATGCCGCCAGTCAGCACCCTACCGCTAGCTGGTTGATTGGCTATGGCCATGAAATCTCGACCCTATTGGAAATGTCCGACTCACCACTGGCGGTACTCGACGAAGCTGTGCCAGACCGACCTGTGATTATCATGGAACAAACTTCTCACTCCATGTGGGTTAATAGCAAAGCGCTGGAGCTTGCGGGCCTGTCAGCCAGAAGCTTAGATCCGATTGGGGGTGTGCTGGGTCGCAATGAACAAGACCAGCTGAATGGTATTTTGTACGACAATGCCGGAAATCAGGTCATGGAGCAGGCAATGCAGTCTCTTCCAGATGCTGCACAAAGTGACTACCTTGGTCTGCTTGAATACACCATGCCAGAGCTTAACAAGGCGGGGATCACTTCCATCAGTGATGCCCGCACTTACTGGCAGCGCGGTCACCTGGAAACCTGGCAACGCGTTGCAGATGAAGACAAGCTGACATTACGTGTTTCGCTTGGGCTATGGGCATATCCGCAAATGAACGACAACACTCAGCTTGCCAAACTCAAATCTTTATATCAGAGCAATTCAGCTGAGCTGTTACAGGTAAATCAGGTCAAATTCTATATGGATGGCATTTTAGTCAATACCACCGCAGCCATGCATGAACCTTACCTGGAGAACTGGCTTGAACTGGATGGCAATCGTGGCCTCAATTACTTTACTCAGGCACGGCTTGAAAAATACATCAAAGCACTGGAGCCAACAGGGTTTGACTTTAACATTCATGGGATTGGCGATCGTGGTATTCACGAAGCGTTAAATGCCATTGAAAATGCCTCAAATGGTCAGGCCCGTCACCGCATCACGCACCTGGAAGTCGTTGACCCTGATGATTTACCACGCTTTGCCAAGCTGAATGTGATTGCTGATGCACAAGTCGCCGGAGATTTCACCGACCCGAGCCACTGGCCTGACACCATTCCACTGATTGGCGCGGAGCGTGCCCAGGATCTGGTGCCCATTCGCAGCCTGGCCGACAATCAGGCCACGCTCACCCTCTCCAGTGACTGGAATGTCAGCCCGTTTAACCCGTTTATCGGTTTAAGTAATGCGGTATCACGTCAGCCACAGGCCATTTCATTGGCGCAAGCCATTGAAGCGTATACGCTCAATAGCGCCTATGCGATGCGACAGGAGCAGCGAGTCGGTAGTATTGAAGTGGGTAAATTAGCCGATTTAGTGGTCATTGACCGCGATCTATTCGAAGCCAGCGCCAACGAGATCCGCAATACACAAGTGGTAATGACACTGCTGGATGGCGAAATTATTTACCAGCGCTAA
- a CDS encoding ROK family protein: protein MSTIVCVDLGGTKAQVARVDEQGVYEARRYSVPASATKTQVNEFITGIIAEQLSDVCCGIAIGVPGMVDLSNGTVLETVNIPAWQDVPLAAQLNAHFSLPVVVNNDVNCFTMGEYCYGRHYQPGAPFYQPVSNLMGVCLGTGLGAGLIFDGRLYSGRHCAAGEFGSFPYRDGILEQYTSGQFFLERGTNGAEQAVLAQQGDRYAQSLFDEFGSHLGYALAQTLLAFDPDKIVLGGSVSKSYDLFQRSMWKSLAGQTHPALFKQLEIQVGKLEHAALRGAYKLFQKQFSEGI, encoded by the coding sequence ATGAGTACAATAGTATGTGTTGATCTGGGTGGCACCAAAGCACAGGTTGCCCGGGTTGATGAACAGGGTGTTTATGAGGCTCGCCGTTATAGTGTGCCTGCTTCAGCGACTAAAACACAGGTTAACGAGTTTATTACAGGCATTATTGCAGAGCAGCTCAGCGATGTTTGTTGCGGTATCGCTATAGGTGTGCCCGGTATGGTTGATCTGAGTAATGGTACAGTGCTGGAGACGGTTAATATTCCAGCGTGGCAGGATGTGCCTCTGGCTGCACAATTAAATGCACATTTTTCTTTGCCTGTAGTTGTTAACAACGATGTTAACTGTTTTACTATGGGTGAATATTGTTATGGTCGTCATTATCAACCAGGCGCTCCTTTTTACCAGCCGGTAAGCAATCTGATGGGGGTGTGTCTGGGAACTGGCCTGGGCGCAGGGCTCATTTTTGACGGCCGGCTATACAGTGGCAGGCATTGTGCGGCGGGAGAGTTCGGCAGCTTTCCCTATCGTGATGGTATTCTGGAGCAATATACCAGCGGGCAGTTTTTTCTGGAGCGAGGCACTAACGGTGCAGAGCAGGCAGTGCTTGCGCAGCAGGGAGATCGTTATGCGCAATCTCTGTTTGACGAGTTTGGAAGCCACCTTGGGTATGCACTGGCGCAGACGCTGTTGGCCTTTGACCCGGATAAAATTGTCCTGGGTGGATCTGTCAGTAAGTCGTACGACTTATTTCAGCGTAGTATGTGGAAAAGCCTTGCAGGACAAACACATCCTGCGTTATTTAAACAGCTCGAAATTCAAGTAGGTAAGCTGGAGCATGCCGCGTTGCGTGGCGCTTATAAGTTGTTCCAGAAACAGTTTTCGGAGGGAATATGA
- a CDS encoding MFS transporter, translating to MKPNYSVVALVLVTFFMVSFFTNILGPLFPELIKSFDIGLTLAGLFPFAFFIAYGVMSIPAGLLVQRFGEKRVMLGAFMLAGAGALLFALAPVFAVAMLALFLIGTAMAMLQVAINPLLRRSGGSAHFAAFSVLAQLLFGAAASLSPWVYVSLAGQVQAQPADFTWIPATMPWLSMYWLFALLSVLMLVWIGLSRLEAVERNEQETLSWQACVGYFRNPTVIRFFFAIVAYVALEQGIANSIAVFLQTYHQIEPQYSAQVISQFWMMLTLGCVLGLVLLKLFDAKLVLMLFCLGAALSLITALIGSTDIALLAFPLSGFFLSVMWSVLFSLALNSVSSGHGAVSGVLCTGIVGGALASPLIGILAQLSGSLQLACLVLLLPLGYIAWIAWWAQPIVRNHTVRMFWHKQTQLTEKQEATGQ from the coding sequence ATGAAACCCAATTACTCCGTGGTTGCCCTGGTGCTGGTAACCTTTTTTATGGTGTCCTTTTTCACCAATATTCTCGGTCCATTGTTTCCGGAACTCATAAAAAGCTTTGACATCGGCCTCACACTGGCTGGCTTATTCCCTTTCGCTTTTTTTATTGCATACGGCGTGATGTCTATCCCTGCCGGTCTATTGGTACAGCGTTTTGGTGAAAAACGCGTGATGCTTGGAGCCTTTATGCTTGCCGGTGCAGGGGCGCTGTTATTTGCCTTAGCACCCGTGTTTGCGGTAGCTATGCTGGCGCTGTTTTTGATTGGCACCGCTATGGCGATGTTGCAAGTTGCCATTAACCCGTTACTGAGACGCAGTGGTGGCAGCGCACATTTTGCCGCGTTCTCGGTACTTGCTCAGTTATTGTTTGGTGCGGCTGCCAGTTTGTCACCCTGGGTTTATGTTTCACTAGCCGGTCAGGTACAAGCGCAGCCCGCCGATTTTACCTGGATCCCCGCTACGATGCCCTGGTTAAGCATGTACTGGCTGTTCGCACTGCTTAGTGTTTTGATGTTGGTCTGGATAGGGCTAAGCAGGCTCGAAGCGGTTGAACGAAACGAACAAGAGACTTTAAGCTGGCAAGCGTGCGTTGGCTACTTTCGTAACCCTACTGTGATCCGCTTCTTTTTTGCCATAGTGGCGTATGTGGCACTGGAGCAGGGGATTGCCAACTCAATAGCGGTATTTTTACAGACTTATCATCAGATTGAACCACAATACAGTGCGCAGGTGATCAGTCAGTTCTGGATGATGCTGACGCTGGGATGTGTATTGGGGCTAGTGTTGCTGAAGCTGTTCGATGCCAAACTTGTTCTCATGTTGTTTTGCTTAGGGGCCGCTCTGAGTCTCATTACTGCATTGATTGGCAGTACAGATATCGCGCTATTGGCTTTCCCGTTATCCGGTTTTTTCTTATCGGTGATGTGGTCAGTGTTATTTTCTCTGGCGTTAAACTCTGTGTCGAGTGGTCATGGTGCCGTATCGGGGGTGTTATGTACTGGCATTGTTGGGGGAGCACTGGCTTCTCCTTTGATCGGGATTCTGGCCCAACTGAGTGGTTCTTTACAGCTGGCATGTTTAGTGTTGCTCTTGCCGCTTGGGTACATTGCCTGGATAGCCTGGTGGGCACAACCAATTGTGCGTAATCACACCGTCAGAATGTTCTGGCACAAGCAAACTCAACTGACAGAGAAACAGGAAGCGACGGGCCAATGA